Within Phaeodactylum tricornutum CCAP 1055/1 chromosome 15, whole genome shotgun sequence, the genomic segment GTCAACTAATATCGTCTAAGACAGGCTTCGTCTTGCTGTCATGGGAGGAGTGAATGCGTCTGCGTTGGTTGCGAGTGTGGACAAGCCGAGAATCGAATGAGATAAGGACAGTAGAGCATGCttttgtttacagtcaaccgTAAGATTTCGCCCTGTCGATGACGCCGTCCTGTTTCGCCATGTTTTTCGTTTCATGTCACGTTAGGGTTCATGGTTTCAGGATCCTAGAACGAAGCCTTTTCGCACACTGTGACGTCCTATTCATTGACTAGATCAGTTATACAAGACTCCCATTGCTTTGCAAAATCGCGTAGAGAAAGACTCACCGACAAAGAGCAGCAACCAAttttggaaacgaaaaaaacaGAGCAAGAACCAGAAAAACATTGCCCAGATTTGACTGCCACTACGCGTTTCTTTTGGAACGCCTTTCTCTTGAAACctcatttactgttacctATAACTGTGCCGTCCTGTTTGTCGAAAGATCTCTTGATAACGATAGCAATGTATACGACAATTTGTCGACGCCGCGAATCCCCCGAAGGGTTAACATGCCTGGTTACAATGGAAGATATCTCTACGGACCTGGGAAATTATGGTACGTGCTCTTTGGTGTCTTCTTCACAGAACGCTTTGTCAGTTTCACCGAAGGCTACTCACAGTCGATTGTCTGTCGTGTGGCGTCCTTGGATTCTTTTTTATCTCTGTACGAATTGAACCATAGTCGAGTACCAATCCTATCCCAGCATGAAATGGCAACCCGCGTTGTTTGAAAAAGAGGTCATTGAAAATTTGCTGGATACACAGTTTTATGATTACGTCAAACGTGCGAGAACGACCGATTGTCAGGCAGAGCTGCGCCGATTGCTGGAGTCCGGTCCACCCCAATGGATTTCTGATCCACACGGTCTACCGCTGGCGGAGGAGACTGATACACACGTGTGCCAATTGTGGTACTCCAGTGATTACAGGCTGAAAGGGGCTAGATTGGACGGATCCTACGATGGGGAAGAACGACAACAACTATGGGACGAATTGAAACAGTTCATTGTTGTGGAGGGAAAAGAAGAgggtgacgatgacgagaaaGCAAATGGTGATGCCACTAATAGTAAATGAAGGGCTACGTTCGAGTTTACAGATGAGAAAATGGAACGAAATAGTGTAGAACGAATTAGATTAATACAAATTCATACGTAGATAAAAACTTGTAGCCAGCTCTGACGAGCCCACCCGTTCTTATAAAGCTGTTAAGGTAGGACCTTGTGTATAATACATTGGATAGAGAGGCATCGAGATACCAGGTATCCCGTGACGTGCCTGGTTTGTCCATCATGGATGGATGGAAAGAACTTGACTTCGAATGGTGTGAGCAGTACTGTCCAACACAGTCGCAATTGAAGCATATAAATGCTTTTGCACCGTCGTTTCCAGTATCTTTTGCGTTTTCTTCTGCATGGTCGTGAGCAAAAAGCTGTGGCCGTCTACTAGCCACCGCGGTCCATGCCAAGCATTGGACTCGGTCAATCCCGAATTTGTGGACGACTCCGATGAGCTTTGAAACACCGAATGGTCAAAGATGCAGGACAGCTGCTTGTACGTCACTT encodes:
- a CDS encoding predicted protein, whose amino-acid sequence is PEGLTCLVTMEDISTDLGNYVEYQSYPSMKWQPALFEKEVIENLLDTQFYDYVKRARTTDCQAELRRLLESGPPQWISDPHGLPLAEETDTHVCQLWYSSDYRLKGARLDGSYDGEERQQLWDELKQFIVVEGKEE